A region of Deinococcus sp. KNUC1210 DNA encodes the following proteins:
- a CDS encoding NAD(P)-dependent alcohol dehydrogenase produces MTQARTSKTSLLNAVRDLSWEERTVPAPGPFEVRVQVQRIGVCGSDVHYYTHGRIGGFVVEAPLVLGHEVSGTVEAVGEGVTRLKVGDRVALEPGIPCRKCAYCKTGHYNLCPQMHFMATPPVDGALSEWVIWPEDFTFAIPDSMSLDSAALLEPLAVGVWAARRGGVKMGDSVAVIGAGPIGCTTLQAAKAAGATTLIAVDLEDFRLDLARQLGATHTINARTEDPV; encoded by the coding sequence ATGACACAGGCAAGAACATCAAAGACCAGTCTGCTGAACGCCGTTCGCGATCTGAGCTGGGAAGAGCGCACCGTACCGGCTCCCGGCCCGTTCGAGGTGCGCGTGCAGGTGCAGCGCATCGGCGTATGCGGCTCGGACGTGCACTACTACACCCACGGGCGGATCGGCGGTTTTGTGGTCGAGGCTCCGCTGGTGCTGGGCCATGAGGTCAGCGGCACCGTCGAGGCAGTGGGCGAGGGTGTGACACGCCTAAAGGTGGGCGACCGGGTGGCGCTGGAACCGGGCATTCCCTGCCGCAAATGCGCGTACTGCAAGACCGGACACTACAACCTGTGCCCGCAGATGCACTTCATGGCGACGCCGCCAGTCGACGGAGCGCTGTCTGAGTGGGTGATCTGGCCCGAAGATTTCACCTTTGCCATTCCGGACAGCATGAGCCTCGATTCGGCGGCGCTGCTGGAACCGCTGGCGGTGGGCGTGTGGGCGGCCCGGCGCGGCGGCGTCAAGATGGGAGACAGCGTGGCGGTCATCGGAGCCGGGCCGATCGGCTGCACCACGCTTCAGGCCGCGAAGGCAGCGGGCGCGACCACCCTGATCGCCGTTGATCTGGAAGACTTTCGGCTTGATCTGGCACGTCAGCTCGGGGCCACGCACACCATCAATGCCCGCACCGAGGACCCGGTGC